In a genomic window of Onychostoma macrolepis isolate SWU-2019 chromosome 08, ASM1243209v1, whole genome shotgun sequence:
- the si:ch211-261n11.8 gene encoding tumor necrosis factor receptor superfamily member 14 isoform X1, giving the protein MRATLYFYAVGFYHFLSVGSTCGPSEYSSAYGECCAMCNIGSVVRSDCSGDLSTTCKPCSPGTFMNEPNGLHQCFACKHCAESQGHYIQSKCTSSDVLDGYYCIDYSNSQCHHAEKHRVCRPGQETKTLWTKASDTECVDCVHGFYSPSGLNCIKWTDCAARNEIQTEGGSHVKDVTCEQKPKERYGLIDLITASEVRKANNAKEKK; this is encoded by the exons ATGAGGGCGACTCTTTATTTTTACGCAGTGG GTTTTTATCATTTTCTCTCAGTTGGAAGTACTTGTGGTCCAAGTGAATATAGCTCTGCTTATGGAGAATGTTGTGCAATGTGCAATATAG GATCAGTAGTACGCAGTGATTGTAGTGGGGATTTAAGTACCACCTGCAAACCCTGCAGTCCAGGAACATTCATGAATGAACCCAATGGTCTTCATCAGTGCTTCGCATGCAAACACTGTGCTGAAA GTCAAGGTCATTACATTCAGAGTAAATGCACTTCTAGTGATGTGCTTGATGGATATTACTGCATTGATTACTCCAATTCACAGTGCCATCATGCTGAAAAACACAGAGTTTGCAGACCAGgacaagaaacaaaaacactat GGACAAAGGCATCAGATACAGAATGTGTGGACTGCGTTCATGGGTTTTATTCTCCATCAGGGCTGAACTGCATCAAATGGACAGA CTGTGCAGCCAGAAATGAGATTCAGACAGAAGGTGGCAGTCATGTAAAAGATGTCACATGTGAACAGAAGCCAAAGGAAAGATATGGACTTATAGATTTAATTACAGCTTCAGAAGTTCGAAAGGCCAATAATG caaaagaaaaaaagtga
- the LOC131546147 gene encoding tumor necrosis factor receptor superfamily member 14-like — MRTIFLTCGFLLSVVAFGKACGPSEYKSTAGECCPMCRIGSVVRSDCSGDLSTTCKPCSPGTFISEPNSLHECFTCRDCGESQGLYIQSTCTTIKDTICDVLDGYYCIDYSNSQCHHAQKHSVCKPGQETKRPGTKTLDTICVNCPHGFFSPSGLICTKWTDCTARNQIQTEIGDSVKDVICTPKRRGRYGLIFPVSLISLFPIILYLWTMCSCKLKGGKQLKNKLFPKHLSQ, encoded by the exons ATGAGAACGATATTTTTGACATGCGGTTTTCTCCTTTCCG TTGTCGCATTTGGAAAAGCTTGTGGGCCTAGTGAATATAAATCAACTGCTGGAGAGTGCTGCCCAATGTGCAGGATTG GATCAGTAGTACGCAGTGACTGTAGTGGGGATTTGAGTACTACATGCAAACCCTGCAGTCCAGGAACATTCATTAGTGAACCAAACAGCCTTCATGAATGCTTCACATGCAGAGACTGTGGTGAAA GTCAAGGCCTTTACATCCAGAGTACATGCACTACAATAAAAGACACTATCTGTGATGTGCTTGATGGCTATTACTGCATTGATTACTCCAATTCACAGTGCCATCATGCTCAGAAACATAGTGTTTGTAAACCAGGACAAGAAACAAAAAGACCAG GAACAAAGACTTTGGATACAATATGTGTGAACTGTCCTCAtggatttttttctccatcGGGTCTAATCTGCACCAAATGGACAGA ttgCACAGCTAGGAATCAAATACAGACAGAAATTGGCGACTCTGTTAAAGATGTCATATGCACACCAAAAAGACGGGGAAGATATGGTCTCATATTTCCAGTGTCTTTAATATCATTGTTCCCCATAATTCTATACCTGTGGACAATGTGCA gTTGTAAACTTAAG GGAGGAAAACAGTTGAAGAACAAGTTATTTCCTAAACATCTCAGTCAGTAG
- the lrif1 gene encoding ligand-dependent nuclear receptor-interacting factor 1 translates to MMEGGTGVYYQAMPAVGPDGKNVMKLIPVQKVNGQFYQTPFSTERDSVDVQLKAYAKPVHPPAAASSQTQIRLPSLQPIADGRYVLKTLPQIRTVSNAVKTQHGGTNDLIIHNPKPVQVPFSTQSLSQYSVQLPPQPNGQGMVAVQTLPVTVKSPVLPNGHFLQIPPNAKVRTLPATALPQSIKCRIMNSVSNTPNLQKIPPTVVLVSPVNSVKLNSDQQVVSVTKPSQIQKTLFQNPPTNLQTPVCIPKTNKEVNTPLKWVVQEVMGASAPCLVPVMTPNVNSDTIKAVKHINSVGTANEIVPSKPTPPQTSQEKITPGKDNALVMCNGKVYFVAKKNSEIAKDVMISEGGKRGVVSTSPALPASSALGTNSSKQDPKRNVSEIIDLCDDDEETSTCLGGAPGNLPTPSQTEVDESDEDSNVIFVSYIPPKSETRAGDKVEKAASQNKSEEVQHTQTNAKSVSQNEGKKPAHAELEKDSGLDDPSAKMSDEIMDEQVEENEKAESSLSCLSENVNVEADKDLESGSAPETRCQDDAVLAETASILEAPQNVCVQATYETEKAYENPDSDQRSQLKTDCQLRKEFGITCDVQICLQRPKPTVKPDQLAERLIINKRTLDGLRKVIQESKLQSKIQKMMQVPYTKTEEDDEGLKVKRKKLEQDGSQDNPSLSSTNISPASKCSVVPTESSLACQEEVCSPTESSAVKVHMQSEMPADYTGFTPLSEQKAKQTSSHTLSPSSQRKTPLRSKKGKVCTACPCGTVLGAAEATSFLHSQDRPNPCTAVESHKGTRKNCLNKTSEESLPPQKHQLKNQDPVKKAGKKRSSKNPHEDKALLEGSTSETSHDISPNSSVNITTSAASDNPSMSFSKKQQDSKIDKFPTQSLYTLETLDAEEIKRRERIERLKDLLKEKEAALERMQRSMNI, encoded by the exons ATGATGGAGGG TGGAACAGGAGTCTATTACCAAGCAATGCCTGCAGTGGGCCCTGATGGGAAAAACGTCATGAAGTTAATTCCTGTCCAGAAAGTAAATGGACAGTTTTATCAGACACCATTTAGTACAGAAAGAGACAGTGTGGATGTACAACTGAAAGCCTATGCAAAACCGGTTCATCCACCTGCTGCTGCTTCATCTCAAACACAGATACGGCTTCCCTCCCTTCAGCCCATAGCAGATGGACGGTATGTCCTAAAAACCCTGCCGCAGATCAGAACTGTATCTAACGCTGTCAAAACTCAACACGGTGGAACTAATGACCTTATTATTCACAATCCAAAGCCAGTGCAGGTTCCTTTTTCAACACAATCGCTTTCCCAGTATTCAGTCCAGTTACCTCCTCAGCCCAATGGACAGGGCATGGTGGCAGTCCAAACGTTGCCTGTTACCGTTAAGTCACCTGTTCTCCCAAACGGTCATTTCCTGCAGATACCTCCGAATGCGAAAGTTAGAACTTTGCCAGCCACTGCACTCCCACAGTCCATCAAATGCCGGATTATGAACTCTGTGAGTAACACCCCAAACCTCCAAAAGATTCCACCAACGGTTGTGCTTGTTTCCCCTGTGAACTCTGTTAAGCTCAATTCTGACCAGCAAGTGGTTTCGGTTACAAAGCCAAGTCAAATACAGAAGACCCTGTTTCAGAATCCCCCTACAAACTTGCAAACACCTGTTTGCATtcctaaaacaaataaagaagtGAACACTCCCTTAAAATGGGTCGTCCAGGAGGTAATGGGTGCATCCGCTCCTTGCCTTGTACCTGTAATGACACCAAATGTCAACTCTGACACCATAAAAGCAGTCAAGCATATCAACTCAGTTGGGACGGCAAATGAAATTGTGCCAAGCAAACCCACACCTCCCCAGACCAGCCAAGAAAAGATCACCCCAGGCAAAGACAATGCCCTGGTCATGTGCAACGGGAAAGTCTACTTTGTGGCTAAGAAAAATTCAGAGATCGCGAAGGATGTGATGATCAGCGAAGGTGGGAAAAGAGGGGTTGTCAGCACCTCTCCTGCCCTGCCTGCCAGCTCTGCTCTGGGGACAAACTCTTCTAAGCAAGACCCAAAAAGAAATGTAAGTGAAATTATTGATCtctgtgatgatgatgaggaaaCGTCCACGTGTCTGGGAGGTGCCCCGGGAAATTTGCCCACACCAAGTCAAACTGAGGTGGATGAGAGCGATGAAGACTctaatgtaatatttgtgtcATACATTCCACCCAAGTCAGAGACTCGTGCTGGTGATAAAGTGGAGAAAGCTGCCTCTCAGAACAAATCTGAGGAAGttcaacacacacagacaaacgcaAAGTCTGTCTCTCAGAACGAAGGGAAAAAACCGGCACATGCAGAACTTGAAAAAGATAGTGGTCTGGATGATCCTTCTGCCAAAATGAGTGATGAGATAATGGATGAGCAGGTCGAGGAAAATGAAAAAGCTGAAAGCAGCTTGAGCTGTCTTTCTGAAAATGTGAATGTGGAGGCAGATAAAGACTTGGAGAGTGGAAGTGCACCTGAGACGAGATGTCAAGATGATGCAGTACTCGCTGAAACTGCCAGCATTTTGGAAGCACCCCAGAATGTCTGTGTTCAAGCCACTTATGAAACCGAAAAG GCCTATGAAAATCCAGACTCTGATCAGAGGAGTCAACTCAAGACTGACTGTCAGCTAAGAAAAGAATTTGGCATCACCTGTGATGTACAAATTTGCTTGCAAAGACCAAAGCCGACTGTGAAGCCAGATCAACTGGCAGAGAGACTTATCATAAACAAACGCACATTAGACGGCCTTCGTAAAGTGATCCAGGAGTCAAAGTTGCagtcaaaaatacagaaaatgatGCAG GTTCCCTACACAAAAACAGAGGAGGATGACGAAGGCCTGAAGGTCAAAAGAAAAAAGCTGGAGCAGGATGGGAGTCAAGATAATCCCTCTCTAAGCTCCACAAACATTTCACCTGCCTCTAAATGTTCAGTTGTTCCCACTGAAAGCAGTTTAGCTTGTCAAGAAGAGGTTTGTTCACCAACAGAATCTTCAGCTGTTAAAGTTCATATGCAATCTGAAATGCCAGCAGATTATACTGGTTTTACTCCCTTATCTGAACAAAAAGCCAAACAGACTTCTAGTCATACCTTATCACCTTCCTCTCAAAGGAAGACCCCACTGCGCTCTAAAAAAGGTAAGGTGTGCACGGCCTGTCCTTGTGGGACTGTTTTGGGGGCTGCAGAAGCCACTTCATTCCTCCATTCACAAGACAGACCAAATCCATGTACTGCTGTTGAGTCACACAAAGGGACAAGAAAAAACTGCTTAAATAAAACCTCAGAAGAGAGTCTCCCACCTCAGAAACACCAACTAAAAAATCAAGATCCTGTTAAGAAAGCAGGGAAAAAACGGTCATCAAAAAATCCACATGAAGACAAAGCTCTGTTAGAAGGCTCTACTAGTGAAACATCACACGACATCTCACCTAATAGTTCAGTGAATATTACAACGAGTGCAGCATCAGACAACCCCAGCATGTCATTCTCGAAAAAACAGCAAGATTCTAAAATAGACAAATTTCCAACACAGTCACTGTACACGTTGGAGACGCTGGATGCTGAGGAGATAAAACGGCGTGAGAGAATCGAACGTTTGAAGGATCTCCTGAAGGAGAAGGAGGCTGCGCTGGAGCGGATGCAGAGGAGCATGAACATTTAG
- the si:ch211-261n11.8 gene encoding tumor necrosis factor receptor superfamily member 14 isoform X2, translating to MRATLYFYAVGFYHFLSVGSTCGPSEYSSAYGECCAMCNIGSVVRSDCSGDLSTTCKPCSPGTFMNEPNGLHQCFACKHCAESQGHYIQSKCTSSDVLDGYYCIDYSNSQCHHAEKHRVCRPGQETKTLWTKASDTECVDCVHGFYSPSGLNCIKWTDKRKKVTFIQESQRRALNRILNCQPALKPLEVL from the exons ATGAGGGCGACTCTTTATTTTTACGCAGTGG GTTTTTATCATTTTCTCTCAGTTGGAAGTACTTGTGGTCCAAGTGAATATAGCTCTGCTTATGGAGAATGTTGTGCAATGTGCAATATAG GATCAGTAGTACGCAGTGATTGTAGTGGGGATTTAAGTACCACCTGCAAACCCTGCAGTCCAGGAACATTCATGAATGAACCCAATGGTCTTCATCAGTGCTTCGCATGCAAACACTGTGCTGAAA GTCAAGGTCATTACATTCAGAGTAAATGCACTTCTAGTGATGTGCTTGATGGATATTACTGCATTGATTACTCCAATTCACAGTGCCATCATGCTGAAAAACACAGAGTTTGCAGACCAGgacaagaaacaaaaacactat GGACAAAGGCATCAGATACAGAATGTGTGGACTGCGTTCATGGGTTTTATTCTCCATCAGGGCTGAACTGCATCAAATGGACAGA caaaagaaaaaaagtgacgTTTATCCAGGAGTCTCAGCGCAGGGCACTTAACAG AATTCTAAACTGCCAGCCAGCGCTGAAACCACTGGAGGTGTTGTAG